A window of the Deltaproteobacteria bacterium HGW-Deltaproteobacteria-18 genome harbors these coding sequences:
- the ushA gene encoding bifunctional UDP-sugar hydrolase/5'-nucleotidase (catalyzes the degradation of periplasmic UDP-glucose to uridine, glucose-1-phosphate and inorganic phosphate; specific for uridine nucleotides) produces the protein MRLQKLLRLVLVLVILLACGCATLHPVGHTGPQSLTILHTNDHHGRFWKNGKGEYGLAARKTLADAVRAEVQARGGHVLLLDAGDINTGVPESDMLDAEPDIRGMNAMGYDAMAVGNHEFDNPLTVLRKQERWMEFPLLAANIYDSSGQRLFAPWHLFRLRGLTVAVFGLTTESTAIVGNPEHVRGIVFRSAVDEARELVPRLRRQADVVIALSHLGFTRTGLPGDPLTGSRALARAVPGIDLIVDGHSHTQLDAPVLEGGTVIVQAGEYGKYLGRVDLNWTMDQVYLTGGALLPVNLVSKVNGEIVPPATPVVEDPAMLDPLAPFQEQGGKALQTVIGQANGNFTADRAVTRSSQTELGSLACLALMEKTGADAAVMNSGGIRAGLPSGPITYRDVLTVKPFGNTICTVDMTGEELAGYLGQVAAFAPGSGAFAQFGGVRFVLRAGSAKDVFVAGEPLDAGRVYTVAMESYLAGGGDGYPVVKGWQGFVDTGFVDADVLREYIARHSPLDPADYAHVGDVRRE, from the coding sequence ATGCGATTACAAAAGCTGTTGCGGCTTGTCCTGGTCCTGGTCATCCTGCTGGCATGCGGATGCGCCACCTTGCACCCTGTCGGGCACACAGGCCCCCAGTCCCTGACCATCCTGCACACCAACGATCATCACGGGCGCTTCTGGAAAAACGGCAAGGGCGAGTACGGACTGGCCGCCCGCAAGACCCTGGCCGATGCCGTGCGGGCCGAGGTGCAGGCCAGGGGCGGGCACGTGCTCCTGCTCGATGCCGGGGACATCAACACCGGCGTGCCCGAATCCGACATGCTGGATGCCGAACCGGACATCCGGGGCATGAACGCCATGGGCTACGACGCCATGGCGGTGGGCAATCACGAGTTCGATAATCCCCTGACCGTGCTGCGCAAGCAGGAAAGGTGGATGGAGTTCCCGCTGCTCGCGGCCAACATCTACGATTCCTCGGGACAGCGCCTTTTTGCGCCCTGGCACCTGTTCCGGCTGCGCGGACTGACCGTGGCCGTGTTTGGACTGACCACCGAGAGCACGGCCATTGTCGGCAATCCGGAGCATGTCAGGGGGATCGTTTTCCGTTCGGCCGTGGACGAGGCGCGCGAACTGGTGCCACGGCTGCGCAGGCAGGCCGACGTGGTCATCGCCCTGTCCCATCTCGGCTTTACCCGGACCGGGCTGCCCGGCGATCCGCTTACCGGTTCCAGGGCCCTGGCCCGGGCCGTGCCCGGCATCGATCTCATCGTGGACGGACACTCGCATACGCAGTTGGACGCCCCGGTGCTGGAGGGCGGGACCGTCATTGTCCAGGCCGGGGAATACGGCAAATATCTGGGCCGGGTCGACCTGAACTGGACCATGGATCAGGTGTATCTGACCGGCGGGGCCCTGTTGCCCGTGAATCTGGTCTCAAAAGTCAACGGGGAGATCGTGCCGCCTGCAACGCCCGTGGTCGAGGATCCCGCCATGCTGGACCCGCTCGCGCCGTTTCAGGAGCAGGGGGGCAAGGCCTTGCAGACCGTGATCGGTCAGGCCAACGGAAATTTCACTGCCGACCGCGCCGTGACTCGCTCCTCCCAGACCGAGCTTGGCAGCCTGGCCTGTCTTGCGCTCATGGAGAAGACCGGGGCGGATGCGGCGGTCATGAATTCGGGCGGCATCCGCGCCGGGCTGCCGTCCGGGCCCATCACCTACAGGGACGTGCTGACCGTGAAGCCCTTCGGCAACACCATCTGTACCGTGGACATGACCGGTGAGGAACTGGCCGGGTACCTCGGGCAGGTGGCGGCCTTCGCTCCGGGATCCGGCGCCTTTGCGCAGTTCGGCGGAGTTCGGTTCGTGCTGCGGGCTGGGTCCGCCAAAGACGTGTTCGTGGCCGGCGAGCCCCTGGATGCCGGGCGGGTGTACACCGTGGCCATGGAGAGCTATCTGGCCGGGGGCGGTGACGGGTATCCGGTGGTAAAAGGGTGGCAGGGCTTTGTGGATACGGGATTCGTGGACGCGGACGTGCTGCGCGAATACATCGCCCGCCATTCCCCGCTCGATCCGGCCGATTATGCCCACGTCGGGGACGTGCGCCGGGAATGA
- a CDS encoding nucleoside:proton symporter, whose amino-acid sequence MAFVLIAWLLSENRRGVRLRLVVIGLALQFALAVVLLKLPMFQDVFLALNRAAQALEEGTRAGTGFVFGYLGGGALPFEEPYPGAAYVFAFRGLPVIVVTAALSALLYHWKIIPVLVRGVSFVLQRSMGIGGALGIGCAANIFAGMVESPLFVRPYVASMTRSELFTLMTCGMATIAGTVLVLYAGIIGPVLPGALGHILTASLISVPASILIAGVMIPESGQPTLGTVSPPSESRGSMDAVVQGTTLGVKVFISVAALLVVLLALVSMFNQILGLLPTVGGEALTLQRILGHLMSPLVWLTGIPWGEAHAAGRLMGTKIVLNELLAYLDLAALPAGTLSERSILIMTYSMCGFANVGSLGILIGGLSRVAPERAAEIVELGPRSVMAGVLATMMTGAMVGVLD is encoded by the coding sequence ATGGCCTTTGTGCTCATCGCCTGGCTTTTGTCGGAGAACCGCCGGGGCGTGCGCTTGCGGCTTGTCGTCATCGGCCTTGCACTGCAGTTTGCGCTGGCGGTGGTGCTGCTGAAACTGCCCATGTTTCAGGATGTTTTTCTGGCCCTGAATCGGGCCGCGCAGGCTCTGGAAGAGGGGACCCGGGCCGGGACGGGCTTCGTGTTCGGTTATCTCGGGGGCGGGGCGCTGCCTTTCGAGGAGCCGTATCCCGGTGCGGCCTATGTCTTCGCCTTTCGCGGACTGCCCGTCATTGTGGTCACGGCGGCGCTGTCGGCGCTGCTCTATCACTGGAAGATCATCCCCGTGCTGGTCCGGGGCGTGTCCTTTGTCCTGCAGCGGAGCATGGGCATCGGCGGGGCGCTGGGCATCGGGTGCGCGGCCAATATTTTTGCGGGCATGGTCGAGTCCCCGCTGTTCGTGCGGCCCTATGTCGCCTCCATGACCCGCAGCGAACTCTTCACCCTGATGACCTGCGGAATGGCGACCATCGCCGGGACCGTGCTCGTCCTTTATGCCGGGATCATCGGCCCGGTCCTGCCGGGCGCCCTGGGGCACATCCTGACCGCATCCCTGATCAGCGTGCCCGCGTCCATCCTCATCGCGGGCGTCATGATTCCCGAGTCCGGCCAGCCCACCCTGGGAACGGTTTCACCGCCCTCGGAGAGTCGCGGTTCCATGGACGCGGTGGTGCAGGGAACGACACTTGGCGTGAAAGTCTTCATCAGCGTGGCGGCGCTTCTGGTGGTGCTGCTGGCCCTGGTCAGCATGTTCAACCAGATTCTCGGGCTCCTGCCCACGGTCGGAGGCGAGGCCCTTACCCTGCAGCGCATCCTCGGCCATCTCATGAGTCCGCTGGTCTGGCTGACCGGAATTCCCTGGGGCGAAGCGCACGCGGCCGGGAGGCTCATGGGGACCAAGATCGTGCTCAACGAGCTTCTGGCCTATCTTGATCTGGCGGCGCTCCCGGCCGGAACCCTGTCCGAGCGCAGCATCCTGATCATGACCTATTCCATGTGCGGGTTCGCCAATGTCGGCAGCCTGGGAATTCTCATCGGCGGACTGAGCCGCGTGGCCCCGGAGCGCGCCGCCGAGATCGTCGAACTTGGCCCCCGGTCCGTCATGGCCGGAGTCCTGGCCACGATGATGACCGGCGCCATGGTCGGCGTGCTGGACTGA
- a CDS encoding class I SAM-dependent methyltransferase translates to MPDFYEINARAYFERTNRVDPAPILAPLLHHLRAGSTILDIGCGSGRDLKWLKGKGFKPSGLERSPSLAIMASEHSDCPVSIADLFEYQPPIHYDCILLIGTLVHISKPEFPQALRSVMRMLKAGGIMYLSMKAWGGSEKSEDGRVFQLWSDSELRREFGKQDLTILEHSRSRSLLGNRDVWLGYILKSGQ, encoded by the coding sequence ATGCCTGATTTTTACGAAATCAACGCCCGGGCCTATTTCGAACGCACCAACCGCGTCGATCCGGCTCCCATCCTCGCCCCCCTGCTGCACCACCTGCGCGCGGGCAGCACTATCCTCGACATCGGCTGCGGATCGGGACGGGATCTCAAGTGGCTCAAGGGCAAGGGCTTCAAGCCGTCGGGACTGGAACGCTCCCCGTCCCTGGCAATCATGGCCAGCGAGCATTCGGATTGTCCGGTCTCCATCGCGGACCTGTTCGAATATCAGCCCCCCATCCATTACGACTGCATCCTTCTCATCGGCACGCTGGTCCACATCTCCAAACCCGAGTTCCCGCAGGCGCTGCGCAGCGTCATGCGCATGCTCAAGGCCGGAGGGATCATGTATCTGAGCATGAAGGCCTGGGGCGGAAGCGAAAAGAGCGAGGATGGACGGGTTTTTCAGCTCTGGTCGGATTCGGAACTGCGGCGGGAATTCGGGAAGCAGGACCTGACCATCCTCGAACATTCGCGCAGCCGCTCCCTGCTGGGCAACCGGGACGTCTGGCTCGGGTATATCCTGAAATCCGGCCAGTGA
- a CDS encoding phage repressor protein: MKFDDFFQRVAKTTGISTQKELAALLGIDPAAITMAKGRGVPKSWGLTIAAAFGVNPVWLKTGTGPIYQNEQTNTLLVPKVAARACAGGGSFELGDRIVDEIPFDRSWLSKKGNPGRMVAMEVIGDSMSPELEPGDNILIDQSQNQVADNNLYVVGLADSIQVKRIQVRPGLVVLFSTNQRYSPVTLQGDEIDTLRVIGRVLWSSRAYA; the protein is encoded by the coding sequence ATGAAATTTGATGACTTCTTCCAGCGGGTGGCCAAGACCACCGGCATCTCCACCCAGAAAGAGCTGGCCGCCCTGCTCGGCATCGATCCTGCCGCCATCACCATGGCCAAGGGCAGGGGGGTGCCCAAGTCCTGGGGGTTGACCATCGCCGCCGCCTTCGGCGTCAATCCGGTCTGGCTGAAGACCGGGACGGGGCCGATATACCAGAATGAACAGACAAACACCCTGCTGGTACCCAAGGTTGCCGCTAGGGCGTGCGCCGGCGGCGGTTCTTTCGAACTCGGCGACAGGATCGTAGACGAGATCCCCTTTGACCGCTCCTGGCTGAGCAAGAAGGGCAATCCCGGACGCATGGTCGCCATGGAAGTCATCGGCGACAGCATGTCTCCGGAGCTGGAACCCGGCGACAACATTCTCATCGACCAGAGCCAGAACCAGGTCGCGGACAACAACCTCTATGTCGTCGGCCTTGCTGACAGCATCCAGGTCAAGCGCATCCAGGTACGCCCTGGGCTCGTGGTTTTGTTCAGCACCAATCAGCGCTATTCGCCGGTCACCCTTCAAGGCGACGAGATCGACACCTTGAGAGTCATTGGCCGTGTGTTGTGGAGCAGCCGGGCTTACGCCTAG
- the ade gene encoding adenine deaminase: MPMNSLLHAARGETPVDLLVRNCQVVNVLSGEIHPGSVGVKNGVIVGIGEYEAFDIVDACGRYLCPGLVEGHIHIESTLLDPVRFAQVAASHGTAVVVCDPHELANVLGLGGIRWLLEITRDLPLDIRCMMPSCVPATHLETAGAVITAQDIAAMFKEYPGRILGLAEMMNYPGVLYQDPQVMSKLFAAEGRPIDGHAPGLSGFDLNAYILAGPGSDHEACHLEEALEKLRAGMHVMIREGSSEKNLFDLLPLINDFNSQNCSLVTDDRHCDDLLREGHLDHTIRLAVSRGLAPIRAIQMASINTARYFGLRHRGAVAPGYRADFVLLDDLESFSIFQTYLGGRAIMPQYWRPASTERVVTKSVHLGDVKPSCLRMPAPGGGKKVRIIRTIPGQIVTDLDMVEPRIRDGMIMADPDADVAKLAVFERHHGSGGVGLGLVRGLGLKSGAIASTVAHDSHNLIVAGVSDSDMLLAVRALAECGGGFVCVRDGWVLNLVPLPLAGLMSDQDPATVATGLDQLNASARELGCPDNINPFMQLSFLSLPVIPRLRLTDRGLVDVQDFAFTPLSE, encoded by the coding sequence ATGCCCATGAACAGTCTTTTGCATGCCGCCCGGGGCGAGACCCCGGTGGATCTGCTGGTTCGTAACTGTCAGGTGGTCAACGTCCTCTCCGGGGAAATCCATCCCGGTAGCGTTGGCGTGAAGAACGGGGTGATTGTCGGGATTGGGGAATACGAGGCCTTCGATATCGTTGATGCCTGCGGCCGCTACCTCTGTCCGGGCCTGGTCGAGGGGCACATCCACATCGAGTCCACCCTGCTCGATCCCGTCCGGTTCGCGCAGGTGGCGGCTTCCCACGGCACGGCCGTGGTCGTCTGCGACCCGCACGAGCTGGCCAATGTCCTGGGACTGGGCGGTATAAGGTGGCTCCTTGAGATCACCCGCGACCTGCCCCTCGACATCCGCTGCATGATGCCTTCCTGCGTCCCGGCCACACACCTGGAAACCGCCGGAGCGGTCATCACCGCCCAGGATATCGCGGCCATGTTCAAGGAATATCCGGGCCGCATTCTGGGGCTGGCGGAGATGATGAACTATCCCGGCGTTCTCTATCAGGACCCCCAGGTCATGAGCAAACTCTTCGCCGCCGAAGGGCGTCCCATTGACGGGCACGCCCCGGGCCTCTCCGGATTCGACCTCAACGCCTACATCCTGGCCGGACCCGGGAGCGACCACGAAGCCTGCCACCTGGAAGAGGCGCTCGAGAAACTCCGCGCGGGCATGCACGTCATGATCCGCGAGGGCAGCTCCGAAAAGAACCTGTTCGATCTGCTGCCGCTCATCAACGACTTCAACAGCCAGAACTGCTCCCTGGTCACCGACGACCGCCACTGCGACGACCTGCTGCGCGAAGGGCACCTGGACCACACCATCCGGCTGGCCGTTAGCCGGGGACTTGCGCCCATCAGGGCCATCCAGATGGCTTCCATCAACACCGCCCGCTATTTCGGCCTTCGCCACAGAGGGGCCGTGGCTCCGGGTTATCGGGCCGATTTCGTGCTGCTCGACGACCTTGAGTCCTTTTCCATTTTTCAGACCTACCTCGGCGGCAGGGCCATCATGCCCCAGTACTGGCGACCCGCCTCGACGGAACGCGTCGTGACCAAAAGCGTGCACCTGGGTGATGTGAAGCCCTCCTGTCTCAGGATGCCCGCTCCAGGAGGCGGAAAGAAAGTTCGGATCATCCGCACGATTCCGGGGCAGATCGTGACCGACTTGGACATGGTGGAGCCTCGGATCCGCGATGGCATGATCATGGCGGACCCGGATGCCGACGTGGCCAAGCTGGCCGTCTTCGAGCGCCATCACGGCAGCGGCGGCGTGGGGCTCGGGCTGGTGCGGGGACTGGGACTCAAAAGCGGCGCCATCGCGAGCACCGTAGCCCATGACTCTCACAACCTGATCGTGGCAGGCGTCTCGGACAGCGATATGCTCCTGGCCGTGCGCGCCCTGGCCGAATGCGGCGGGGGATTTGTCTGCGTGCGCGACGGCTGGGTGCTCAACCTTGTGCCTTTGCCCCTGGCCGGGCTGATGAGCGATCAGGATCCCGCAACCGTCGCGACCGGACTTGATCAACTCAATGCCAGCGCCCGCGAACTCGGGTGCCCGGACAACATCAATCCCTTCATGCAGCTTTCCTTTCTTTCCCTGCCGGTCATTCCCAGGCTGCGCTTGACGGACAGGGGCCTGGTGGACGTGCAGGATTTTGCTTTCACGCCATTGTCTGAATAA
- a CDS encoding acyltransferase, producing MRHIAYNAFLPLGTSLSLERLHALGNGIGKLMWAVLPSRRKETTACMRDRLGLGEREARELAKASFRHSACSFLELFHARYMDHRFLEERIEYENPDLFVRMGATLRPVVGVTAHLGCWELLGGVLKRFNVKTDCQVVARLPKDAALADLLMHMRTQSKIRVLPHREAATEALGKLRRGGLCAFLVDHNCKSAEAQFLPFLGKTAAVNKGPAILALRAKAEVWPFFLIRLPQGRFRAVTLPCLDTATLEGSRAERIEQICRFYTGAVEEMVLRYPEQWFWMHRRWKTQP from the coding sequence GTGAGACATATAGCCTACAATGCCTTTTTGCCCCTGGGCACATCCCTGTCGCTGGAGCGGTTGCATGCCCTTGGAAACGGGATCGGCAAACTCATGTGGGCCGTCCTGCCCTCAAGACGCAAGGAAACCACGGCCTGCATGCGCGACCGCCTCGGCCTCGGAGAGCGCGAGGCCAGAGAACTCGCCAAGGCCAGTTTCCGGCACAGCGCCTGCTCCTTTCTGGAGCTTTTCCATGCCCGCTACATGGATCACCGTTTTCTGGAAGAGCGCATCGAATACGAAAATCCGGACCTCTTTGTGCGCATGGGCGCCACATTGCGCCCTGTCGTGGGCGTGACCGCGCATCTTGGATGCTGGGAGCTTCTGGGCGGAGTGCTCAAGCGCTTCAACGTCAAAACCGATTGTCAGGTCGTGGCCCGGTTGCCCAAGGATGCCGCCCTGGCCGATCTCCTGATGCACATGCGCACCCAAAGCAAAATCCGTGTGCTCCCTCATCGCGAGGCCGCGACCGAAGCCCTGGGCAAGCTGCGCCGCGGCGGGCTCTGCGCTTTTCTGGTCGACCACAACTGCAAGAGCGCCGAAGCGCAGTTCCTGCCCTTTCTGGGCAAGACCGCCGCGGTGAACAAGGGGCCGGCCATCCTGGCCCTGCGCGCCAAGGCCGAAGTCTGGCCCTTTTTTCTCATCCGCCTGCCGCAGGGCAGATTCCGGGCCGTGACCCTGCCCTGCCTCGACACGGCCACCCTTGAAGGTAGCAGGGCGGAGCGAATCGAGCAGATCTGCCGTTTTTACACCGGGGCCGTTGAAGAGATGGTACTGCGCTACCCGGAACAGTGGTTCTGGATGCATCGGCGCTGGAAAACCCAGCCGTGA
- the yedF gene encoding sulfurtransferase-like selenium metabolism protein YedF, with protein MPIVLNCENEPCPNPVLRCKRLLDEQTPQALEVIVDNEAAMDNVSRYLTSKGMRVDDASKEGSLWTIRASRGDSSEAGHAVQASQAQADPKQVSASRTLVFLTSDTIGQGDETLGSRLMGNFLNTLPELGDTLWRIIMVNGAVKLATTTNPAVEALKKLEAAGVSILVCGTCLEFFKLMDQKEVGQVTNMLDVVTSQQVADKIISL; from the coding sequence ATGCCCATAGTCCTCAATTGCGAAAACGAACCATGCCCCAACCCCGTATTGCGTTGCAAGCGCCTTCTGGACGAACAAACGCCCCAAGCACTGGAAGTTATCGTCGACAACGAAGCGGCCATGGACAACGTCAGCCGTTATCTGACCAGCAAGGGCATGCGCGTCGACGACGCGAGCAAGGAAGGCAGCCTGTGGACCATCAGGGCCTCGCGGGGTGATTCCTCGGAAGCAGGCCATGCGGTCCAAGCGTCACAGGCGCAAGCAGACCCAAAACAGGTCAGCGCGTCCAGGACTCTGGTCTTTCTGACATCCGACACCATAGGGCAGGGAGACGAGACTCTGGGCTCCCGGCTGATGGGCAATTTCCTGAACACCCTGCCGGAGCTTGGCGATACGCTGTGGCGCATCATCATGGTCAACGGAGCCGTGAAGCTGGCCACGACGACAAACCCGGCCGTGGAAGCGCTCAAAAAACTGGAGGCCGCGGGCGTTTCCATCCTGGTCTGCGGCACCTGTCTGGAATTTTTCAAGCTCATGGATCAAAAAGAGGTCGGGCAAGTCACCAACATGCTCGACGTGGTCACCAGTCAGCAAGTCGCCGACAAGATCATCAGTCTGTAA
- a CDS encoding rhodanese-like domain-containing protein: MSRQPTRFMGVKFAFLAAFWILLVFSAGCRTQDERLLEPTAALELMRSNRNNAAFVILDVRTSGEFRQGYIEGAVLLDYHAADFRERFAELDRSATILMYCRSGNRSSHALRMADELGFERVYDLRGGILAWKEAGLPLVR; the protein is encoded by the coding sequence GTGAGCAGGCAGCCGACCCGGTTCATGGGCGTGAAATTTGCGTTTTTGGCCGCTTTTTGGATTCTGCTCGTGTTCTCGGCCGGGTGCCGGACACAGGATGAGCGCCTGCTCGAACCCACCGCTGCCCTTGAGCTGATGCGCAGCAACCGGAACAACGCCGCTTTTGTCATCCTTGATGTGCGTACTTCAGGGGAATTCAGGCAGGGCTATATTGAAGGTGCCGTGCTGCTTGACTATCACGCTGCGGATTTCCGGGAACGCTTTGCGGAACTGGACCGCAGTGCGACCATCCTCATGTACTGTCGCAGCGGCAACCGCAGTTCGCATGCGCTTCGGATGGCGGACGAGTTGGGGTTCGAACGCGTTTACGATCTGCGCGGCGGGATTCTCGCCTGGAAAGAAGCGGGACTGCCGCTGGTGAGGTGA